Sequence from the Sphingomonas koreensis genome:
GCGGCACGCATTCCCCGACTTCGACGGGAATCTCGCTCTGAAGATCGCCATTGGCGGCGCTCGACAGACGTTCGATCGCCGCGTCGATCGCAGCGGCGGTGGAAGCGATGGTGCGCTCCGCATAGGCCCAGCACATCGCGGCGCAGATGATCGCGGCGATCAGCGCCCGCCCGGCATTCTCGGAGTCGAAATGTCCCTGCGAGGTGGCCGCGAGCGCAAGAATGAACACGAACGCCCCGGCGCAGATCGCAAACACGATCGCACGACTCTTGAGCGAAAATCCGTTCATCGCGGCTGCGCTATCCCCCATTGCCCGGTCTGATGTGGACGAGGGATCGCTATAGGTGCGAAAGGGTTAAAAATTCTGCCGTGGCGCGGGCCGCTGTCGTTTCAGCACGATGTAGAGTGCACCCTGCCCGCCGTGCCGCGGATGGGCGCCCCGCACCGCGGCGATCCGGTCACCATGCCGCGAAGCCGCGAGCCAGTCGCCCACCGCCGCGCGGATCGCGCCGCGCGCATGGGGACGTTCCGATTCCGGGCGCGGCGGCTTGCCGGTGATCAGGAGCAGCACCCGGTCGCCGCGCGCGATCGCCGCCTCCAGCCCGCGGTCGAGCCGGGCATGCGCGCTGGCAAGGGTGTGGCCATGAAGGTCGATCGCGCTTTCGGGTGCCACCAGCCCGCGGCTGAGGCGCCGGTCCCAGCTCGAGTCGAGCGTGTCGGCGGACGGCGGCGCGGGTCGCGGTTTCGGGGCCGGCGCAGGCGGCACGCGCCCTTTCGTTCGCGCAACCGGCATCGGTTCGGACACGACCGGCACGGGCGGCTGCGCCTTTGCCGGAAGAACAGGCTCGCGCACGATCGGCGTCACCGTTGCGATCACGCGCGCCCATAGCGCCCGTTCTTCGGGCGTCATCGTTCGCGGTGGCCGCGCCATCTCAATCGGCGCCGTGGCGCGCCAGCGTTCCCTTGGGCAGCAGCAGCCATGCGGTGCCGCGTGCAGCCATGCCGCCTGCGATCGCGCGCGCATCGTCCCCTGCACCCCAGAAGGTATCGAAACGGTTGCTGCCCTTGATCGCACCGCCGGTATCCTGGTTGACCCAGATGCCGGTCGCATCCTGCCGGTCCATCGACAGGAACACCGGCGCTCCCATCGGAACGAACTTGGGGTCGGCGGCGACGCTGCCGCGCCCCGTGACGGGATAGCCCATCGCGCCCAGCGGCCCGGCGCCGGTCAGCTCGCGGAAGAACACATAGCTCTTGTTCTCGCGCATGATCGCGCGCCCCTCTTCGGGGTTCTTGCGCAGATAGGCCATGATCCCCTGCATCGACCCCTGCCCCTTGGGCAGGATGCCGCGATCGATCATCAGCTTGCCGATGCCGGTATAATCGCGCCCGTTCTGGCTGGCATAGCCGATGCGCATGATCCCGCCATCGGGCAGCCGCAGCCGCCCCGAACCCTGGATCTGCAGGAAGAACAGCTCGACCGGATCGGCTGCCCAGGCGATTTCCAGCCCGCGCCCCTGCAGCGCGCCCTGCTCGATCGCGGTGCGGTCGTAGAAAGGCACGAACTTGGTGCCTTCGACGCGCCCGCGGATCGAGCGGCCCTTGAGATTGTCGGAGAAGGTGCCGAGATCGACATCGATCAGATCCGCGGGACGGCCATAGATCGGCACCTCATAGCCCGAGCGGCGCGTGCGCGATCCGGCGATTTCGGGCTCGTAATAGCCGGTCGCAAACGCCTTGCCGTCGGCGACCTGAACCGCCTCGAAATAGCGGGCGAAAAAGGCGGTGGCATCGCGCGGCTGCGTGGTCCGCGCCGCGTCGCACGCCGCACGCCAGTCCTCCGCGCGCGTGAGACCGCTGGCGTCGGTGCGCTTGACTAGGCTGGGGCAACTGATCCGGAACGCCTCAAGCGCACGCGTCGCACCGATCGCCGTGATCGGAAGCGTAGAAATGTCCGGCCCGGCGACGAGGCCCGCCGATGCTGCGGTGGCGGTGCTGGCGGTGGCGGCGGGCGCAGGCTTGGGAGCGAGCGGGGTCGCAGCGGTCGGCTGACGGACAGGAGGGCCGGACGGCGGCGGGGGCCGCACCGCCCCTGGCCGCGAAGGCACCACGCCCGAAGAACAGGCGCTAACCGCTACGGCAAGCGCCGCTACCCCCCAAGCGCGCATCACTACCCCTCAGGCTTCGTCGGTGTCGCTGAGCTTCCAGTTCGGATCATCGCTGCGCAGATCGCGGCTGAACGTCCACACATCATGCGTATCGACAGCGTCGGTCAGCGATCCGGCGATGACGTTGCCATCCTTGTCGCGGGTCACCGCCGCGATATCGGCATCGAAGCGCATCGTGACGCGTGCCACCCGGCCTTCGACCGCGATCTCGGCGATCACCGCGCGCTCGATCGAGATCAGGCGGTTGTCGAGCGTCTCGCCCGCAGCCTCGCGCGCATCGATCGCAGCGACGAAGCTGTCGCGCACCGAATCCTCGACCAGCCAGGACAGCGTGTCGCGATCCCCCTTCCAGAAGGCTTCCAGGATCATCCGGTAGGCCGACTTGCCGCCCTCGACGAACTGGGCGACGTCGAACGAGGGATCGGCGGCAACCAGTGCGCGAAGTCCACCCTCGGCGCCCGGTTCGACGGTGCGCGGGCCGGCATCGCGAACCTCGGCCGGAATGTCGATCGTGCGCGGCATCGGCGGCACGCCGACACGCTCGTCCGCTGCACGCGGCAGCGGCTGCTGCTCATGACCTGTGCGCTTACCCAGAACCGAATAGAGCCGGAGCGCAAGAAAGGCCGCGATCGCTGCAAACAGGACGACTAGATACACTTTGGACACCTCGTTTCACGCTCCACATAGGCAGGATACGCGCGGTATTCAAATATAGCATGAACAGCTTGATGCGCCGAGCATCATCCACGCCCGTTGAAACGCCGCATCGCCCCTGCTAGGCGCGACCGTCATTCCAACGCGGCGTGCCGCGACATGTATCCCTGAAAAGAAGGACTTTCGAACGATGGACGAGCCGGAAAACGCAGCGCCGCAGGGTGAACCGCTCGCGAACGGCGCCGATACCGCCCCCTCGGTGGGCGTGATCTCGCAATATGTGAAGGATTTCTCGTTCGAGAATCCGAATTCGCCCGCCGTCTATCAGATGCAGGGCCAGCCCCAGTTCGACGTCCAGTTCAACATCGGTTCGGGCGAAGTCGGGCAGGACCTGCACGAAGTCGTCCTCAAGATCGACGTGCGCGCCGAGAATGAGGGCCAGGTCGCGTTCGTCGTCGATCTTTCCTATGCCGGCCTGTTCGCGGTCCGCAACGTTCCGGCAGAGCATCTCCAGCCCTTCCTGCTGGGCGAGGCGCCGCGTCTGCTCTTCCCGTTCGCGCGCCGCGTGCTGGCCGATGCCGTCCGCGACGGCGGCTTCCCGCCGCTGATGCTCGAGCCGATCGACTTCAACGGCCTCTACTACCAGCAGCTCGAGGCGCGTGCCGCCGAGGGCGCCGCCGGGGAAGCCGGCCAGGCCTGAGATTTGGCGAGCCCGCTCGCCCTTCTCTGCCGTCATCCCCGCGAAGGCGGGGATCCATTGACGCTGCCGATGCGGCTCAAGTCGAGACGTCAACTCGAATGGCTTCCCGCCTTCGCGGGAATGACGGCTGAAGGGGCCAGCGACACATGAACCTCGTCCGGGCACTCGGATCGATCGGCGGGCTGACGCTCGCCAGCCGCGTGCTCGGGCTGGTCCGCGATTCGCTGTTTGCGCGCTATGTCGGGGCCAGCTTCGCCTCCGACGCTTTCCTGATCGCCTTCCGCCTGCCCAATCTGTTCCGCGCGCTGTTCGCGGAAGGGGCGTTCAGCGCCGCCTTCGTGCCGATGTTCAGCAAGAAGGTGGGCGAAGCCGGCGGCGATACGAAATCGGCGCTTTCGTTCGCGGAAGAGGCGCTGTCGGTCCTTCTCCCGATCCTGATCCTGCTCACCGCGATCATGGAGATCGCGGCCTACCCCGTCGTCTGGGCGCTGTCGGGCGGGTTCAACGAGGTGACCCCGGGGCAATTCGCATATGCGGTCGAGCTGTCGCGGATCACCTTTCCCTATCTGCTGCTGATCAGCCTCGTCTCGCTGCTGGGCGGCATCCTCAACTCGCTCCAGAAATTCTGGGTCAACGCCGCCGCGCCGATCCTGCTCAACCTGACGCTGATCGCGGCCTTGCTGTTCTTCCACAACGACGACACGCTGCTGACCGCCCGCAACCAGGCCATCGCCGTGACCGTATCGGGCGCGCTCCAGCTGATCTGGCTGTTCCTCGCCTGCCGCGCCAACGGCGTGAAGCTGCGGATCCGCGCGCCGCGCCTGACGCCCGATGTGAAGAAGCTGCTGGCGCTGATCGGCCCCGCCGCTGCGGGCGCCGGCGCGACGCAGATCAACCTCATCATCTCGACCGCGCTTGCAGCCAGCCTGCTGGCCGAGGGTTCGGTCTCGTACATCTACTATGCCGACCGGTTGAATCAGCTGCCGCTGGGGCTGATCGGTATCGGCCTTGGCACCGTGCTGCTCCCCACCATCGCCCGCCAGCTCGGCGCCGGAAACGATGACGCCGCGATGCACACCCAGAATCGCGGCGCGGAGCTGGCGCTGTTTCTCACCCTCCCCGCCACCGCCGCACTGGTGATCTGCGGTGGCCCGATCGTCGCGGCGCTCTTCCAGCATGGCGCGTTCACAGCGGAAAATACGGTCAAGACCGCACAGGCGCTCGCTGCGTTCTCGGTCGGCCTGCCCGCCTATATCCTGGTCAAGGTGCTGACCCCCGGCTTCTATGCCCGATCGGACACCAAAAGCCCGGTGCGCTACGCCACCGCGTCAATCGCGGTGAACCTGATCCTCAACCTCGCGCTGATCGTACCGCTCCAGCATATGGGTCCACCGCTCGCCACCGCGGTTGCCGCCTGGGTCAATGTCGCCCTGCTCTATCGTGCGCTGGCGAAGCGCGGCCATTTCGTCGCCGACGCCCAGCTCAAGCGCCGCGTCTGGCGGCTGGTGGGCGCATCGGTCGCGATGGGCGCGGTGATGTTCTTCCTCAACGACCTGTTCACGCCCTATATCCATGGCGCCTGGACGATCCGCACCGCAGCGATGCTGGTGCTGGTCGGCGCCGGATGCATCGTGTACGCGGTCGCGTGCTTCGGCACCGGAGCGGTCCGGATCGGTGACCTGAAAGCGCTGATCCGCCGCCGTTCCGCCTAGGAACCATCCAAACACAGAGAAGTGCAATGCGCGTCGTTTCCGGCATCAAGCCTACGGGCAACCTCCACCTCGGCAACTATCTGGGCGCCATCAAGCAGTGGGTGGGGATGCAGGCCGATGTCGATGCCGCGGGCGGCGAGAGCATGTACTTCATCGCCGACCTGCACGGCCTGACCGAATGGATCGAACCGGCGGCGCTCCACGCCAACACCTTCGAGATCGCCGCGGCGATGATCGCGAGCGGAATCGATCCCAAGAAATCGATCCTTTTCAACCAGGCGCGCGTCCCTGCGCATAGCGAGCTGTCCTGGCTGCTAAACAACGTCGCGCGCGTCGGCTGGCTCAACCGCATGACCCAGTTCAAGGACAAGGCGGGCAAGAACCGCGAGGGCGCAAGCGTCGGCCTGTACGACTACCCGGTGCTGATGGCGGCGGACGTGCTGATCTACTCGACCACGCATGTACCTGTGGGCGAGGATCAAAAGCAGCATCTCGAGCTTGCCCGCGACATCGCTGCCAAGTTCAACCTGGACTATGGCGTCGAGCTGCTCGTCCAGCCCGAGCCGCTGGTGAGCAAGGAAGCGCCGCGGATCATGAGCCTGCGCGACGCGACGCAGAAGATGTCCAAATCCAACCCCTCGGACGCGGCGCGGATCAACCTGATCGACGATGACGACGCCATCGCCCAGAAGTTCCGCAAGGCGAAGACCGATCCGGAACCACTCGGTGAGACGTTCGAAGACCTCAAGGACCGGCCCGAGGCCAAGAACCTCGTGACGATCTTCGCCGCCCTGTCTGACCGCACCCCGCAGGATGTGGTCGCGGAATATGCCGGTCAGGGCTTCGGCAGCTTCAAGCCCGCGCTCGCCGACCTTGCGGTCGCCAAGCTGGGCCCGATCCGTGACGAGATGGTGCGCCTGACCGCCGATCGCGCCGCGGTCGATGCGGTGTTGCGCGACGGCTCCGACCGCGCCGCCGCCCTCGCCGCGCCGCTGCTGCGCAAGGTGCAGGAGACGATGGGTCTGCTGGTCTGAAATGCGGGCGGGGCGCTAGACCAGCAACAAGCCGGTCGGCGCCCCGATCTGCATCGCAACGATCAGCAGCAACAGCGTCGAAAAGGGCTGCTTGCGCGTCTTGTGCCGGAACAGGCGGCGCGCGAGCAGGGCCGCGGGCGATCCACCGATCAGTGCGAGCAGCAGCAGGTCCGCCTCACGCACGCGCCGCCCGCCGTCGATCGCGCGCCGCTTGTCGTGGCGGAAGGCCAGGAAGGTGACGAAGTTGACGAGCGCGAGGTAGATCGGAATCGCGACGATCAACGGAGTTCCTAGAAGCGGTTCTCGGCGTACATCCGGCAGGCGTCGCCGTCCCACTGGCCGCGATAATGCTCCAGCAGCACTTCCGCGGGTACCTTGCCCGTCCGCACGATCTCGCGCAGCGGATCGAGGAAGCCGCTCTCATTGTCGCCGGCCGAGTTGAGGCGACCACGCGCGGTAAGCCCGGCCCCGGCAATGTCGATCACCTTCCCGGCGATGTCGCGGAGCTTGCCGCCGCCCGGCAGCGGCGCATCGAGACCAAGCTTCGGCACGGAATCGCGCAGCTCCTGCCGCCCGGCCATGTCCCAGCCCTTGACCAGATCCCATGCCGCGTCGAGCGCGCCCTGATCGTAGAGCAGACCGACCCAGAGCGCGGGCAGCGCGCAGATGCGATTCCACGGCCCGCCATCGGCCCCGCGCATCTCCAGGAAGGTCTTGAGCCGCACTTCGGGGAAGGCGGTCGAGAGATGATCGGCCCAGTCGTCGATCGTCGGCTTCTCGCCGGGCAGCACCGACAGCTCGCCCTTCAGGAAATCGCGGAAGCTGAGGCCCGCGGCGTCGATATACTTCCCGTCGCGATAGACGAAGTACATCGGCACATCGAGCGCGTACTCGGCATAGCGCTCGTAACCGAACCCGTCCTCGAACACGAAGGGCAGCATGCCGGTGCGGGCCGGATCGGTGTCGGACCAGATATGGCTGCGGTAGGAGAGATAGCCGTTCGGCTTCTTCTCGGTGAAGGGCGAGTTGGCGAACAGCGCCGTCGCCAGCGGCTGGAGCGCGAGGCCGACGCGAAACTTCTGCGCCATGTCCGCCTCGCTCGAATAGTCGAGGTTCACCTGGATCGTGCAGGTGCGCAGCATCATGTCCAGGCCCAGGCTGCCGACGCGCGGCATGTGGCGCAGCATGATGCCGTAGCGGCCCTTGGGCATGATCGGCAGTTCGGCGCGCGTCTTGTCGGGCCACATGCCAAGGCCGAGGAAGCCGAGGCCCAGCTTCTCGCCCACCGCCTTGACCTGCTGCAGGTGGCGGCCGGTCTCGGCACAGGTCTGGTGAAGATTCTCCAGTGGCGCGCCTGAGAGTTCTAGCTGCCCGGCGGGTTCGAGGCTGACCGTGCCGTCGGGGCCCGACAGCGCGATGACATTGTCGCCCTCGGTCACCGGCGTCCAGCCGAACTGGGTCAGCTCGGCCAGCAGGTCGCGTATGCCGCCCGGCTCGTCATAGGACGGCGCATGGCAGTCCTTGGTCGAATAGACGAATTTCTCGTGCTCGGTGCCGATTCGCCAGCGCTCGGCGGCCTTCTCCCCACCGGCAAAATAATCGAGGAGCTGCTGACGGCTCTCGATGACAGGCGCGTTGCTGCTAACAGCCGTCTTTGTGCTCATGCGCGGCATGTAGGCGCGCGTAACGATCCGCGAAAGAGGGGATGAAACACCCTATTTTCAGTGGATATTACCAGTCTCCCGCCGCGCCCATCCACAGGCTCACCGCCGCCGCCGCCGCGGTCTCAGCGCGCAGGATCCGGGGGCCGAGCGTGATCCCCACCGCCAGAGGCATCGCGCGGATCGCGTCGCGCTCATCGGCATCGAATCCGCCCTCAGGCCCGATCAGGATCGCCGCGGGACCGCGATGTTCACGCATCGCCTCAAGCGCGGGGGCACCGCCGGTTTCGTCGGCAAAGAACAAGGCGCGCTCCGCCGGCCAGTCCTTGAGCATCGCCGCCAGCTTCACGGGCTCGACCAGCTCGGGCAGGGCGGTGCGTCCGCATTGCTCGGCCGCCTCGATCATATGGGTGCGCAGCCGATCGAGGTTCAGCTTGTCGACCACCGCACGCCGCGTCAGCACCGGCGCCAGCCGCGCGACCCCCAACTCGCACGCCTTCTCGGCGACCCAGTCGATCCGTCCCTTCTTGATCGGTGCGGCGCACAGCCACAGGTCGGGTACGGCCTCGCGCACCCGCAGTTGCTCGCGCACCTCCAGCGTCACGTCGCGCTTGCGCACCTCGGCGGCGACCGCCAGCCATTCGCCGGTCGCATCGTCGAACAGCTTGACCGGATCACCCGACTTGAGCCGCATCACGCTCGCCAGGTAATGGCCCTGCGGCCCGTCGATCCGCCGCAGCTCTCCCTCGGTCAACGCGGGTTCGACGAACAGGCGCGGCGTCGATTGCGGCGGCCAGGCGGGGGTAGCGATCACGGGCTCTCCGGAGACTTGCATCGCGGTCTTCTACCGCGATCCGATCGGCACGGAAGCACCTATTCCCTTGGCCAGATTAACCACCTATTGCTCCATCTGGTGGCCGCTGTCTCATAATAGACCGCGACTCCTGCTGCGTTAATCACAAACTATTCTATCAATCTCCGTGAGCTAACCCGAACATCGAGCGCATGGGCAGCTTGACGATTCGCAACGCCGCGCACGTCAGATCGCGACAGGCGATTAACCATTTCACGACTTCGCCGCGCATCGTTCCCGCGATCTTCGCGGTTGCTCTGACCCTTCGCATCCTGAGCGTGGTCTTTCTTCCCATAGAGCCGGATTCGGATGCGCTCTGGTACTTGCTTCGCGCGGGCGAAATGGCGGAGGGCGCGGGATATCAGGAGTCCGGCCATCCCACCGCCTTCTGGCCGGTAGGATACCCCGCGCTGCTCGCCGCAAGCATGACCGTTTTCGGCCCGTCCCTGTTCGGCCCGATCCTGCTCAACCTTGCCGCGGTCGCGCTCAAGCTCTGGCTCATCCTGTGGTTCTCCCGCCGGCTGGAACTGGGCGAGGCGATCGGACGCGGTGCGGCAATGCTCTACGCCCTCTATCCGTCGCATATCGTCTATGTCGGCACGGCAGCGTCGGAGGTCACCGCCACCGCAGTCACGATGGCGGCGATGGCGCTCCTGCTGGCCGCGCGTGGCAGGATCGGGCTCTCGCTGTTCGCAGGGCTGGTGTTCGGCGTCGCCACGCTGACGCGGCCCCAGACCCTCCTGTTCGCGCCGCTGCTCATCGCACTGATGTGGCTGACCCTGCGCAGCTATGGCTGGCGGCGCGCATTGGTCAGCGGAGTTGCCTGCTATGGCGCCCTGATGCTGGTGGTCCTCCCCTGGACCGCGCGCAACGCAATGGTGCTCGGCGCACCCGTCCTCGTCTCCACCAACGGCGGGGTCGCGCTTCAGGCCGGCGCCAACCGGCTTGCCGATGGCGGCTATTTCCAGGTCGAGAAGTCGGCTCTGTGGCAGGATACCGGCATCGATTTCCGCCGCCGCGTTCAGGATCAGGTCGAGATGGACCGCCGGCTCAAGGCAATGGCGATCGACTGGATCAAGGCAAATCCGGCCGACTGGTTCCTGCTCGGCTTTCGCAAGATCGCGGCACTCTGGGGCAAGGACAGCGACGCCTTCTGGTCGCTCGATGCCAGTCACGCGCAATGGAAGCCGGTATGGACCGGCGTGAAGGCGGCGAACCAGCTCTACTATCTCGGCCTGCTCGCACTTGGCGCGCTTGCGCTGTCGATCGGCGCATGCGCGGCGTGGCAGCGCGACATGCGCGTCGCGCCGCTGCTGATCATCGGCGCGATGCCCTTCTTCTGCACCGCCCTCGCCTTCGGCTTCACCGGGCAGACGCGCTATCATTTTCCGGCCATGCCCTTCATGTGCATCGCGGCAGCCTATGCGATCGCACGCCTTTCCCGGGCGCGGCAGGAGGCGCAAAAAACCGCGCTCGCCGGATAATTCGCTGTCCTGGCGCCCCCTGCCTGTGGCAGCAGGACAGCGATATGATGGCTGTTCATGACTGACCCGGCGCAGATCGTCCCCGATACCGAGCATCGCGGCCTTGTCCGTCTGCTTCCCGCCGCCGCGCGACCCTATGCGCTGCTCGCCCGGTTCGACCGGCCGATCGGCTGGTGGCTGCTGTTCTGGCCCGGCGCCTGGGCCATTGCGCTGGCTGGCGGCGCGGTGCAGCGATGGGACCTGATCCTCTGGTTCCTGCTCGGCAGTATCGCAATGCGCGGTGCTGGCTGCGTCTACAACGACATCGTCGACCGCGACCTCGACCGGCAGGTCGCGCGCACCCGCAGCCGCCCGCTCGCCAGCGGCGCGGTAAGCCTCAAAGCCGCGTGGATCTGGCTCGTCTCGCTCTGCCTCATCGGCCTTGTCGTCCTCCTCCAGCTCAACCCTTTCGCCGCGGCCATCGCGCTGGCCAGCCTCGCACTGGTCGCCGCCTATCCGTTCATGAAGCGGATTACCTGGTGGCCCCAGGCATGGCTCGGCCTCGTCTTTTCCTGGGCGGCGCTGGTCGGCTGGGCGGCGATCGCCCGCGAACTGCCCCCGCCCGCCCTGATGCTCTACGTCGGCTGCATCTTCTGGGTGATCGGCTACGACACCATCTATGCGCTGCAGGATGTCGAGGACGATGCGCTGGTCGGGGTGCGTTCCTCCGCCCGCCGGCTGGGCGAGAATGTCCAACTTGGGGTTGCCGCCTTCTACGCCATCGCGATCACGCTGTGGGGTGCAGCACTGTGGCAGGTCCGCCCCGACAAGCTCGCCCTCGCCGCGCTTGCCCCGGCTGCGGTGCACCTGCTCTGGCAGGTCGGCACGCTTGTCCCCGCCGACGGCGCGAATGCGCTTCACCGCTTCCGTTCGAACCGCTTCACCGGCCTGCTCGTCTTCGCCGCCTGTTTCGTCGTCGGGACGACAGCGGTTTGAAGCGCGGGCTTTTGACGTTGGCGCGCCGACTTCCTAGATCGCCGCGATGCTGACCCCCGAACAAGCCCGAGATCGAGTCCAGGATGCCATCGCCCGCGCGCGCAAGGCCGGTGCGGACGCCGCCGACGCAATGCTCTCAGGCGGCGAATCGCTCTCCGTCTCCGTGCGCCTCGGCGCGCTGGAGGATGTCGGCCGGGCCGAGCATGAAGAGCTGGGCCTGCGTGTCTTCGTGGGCACGCGATCCGCCAGCATCTCCTCGACCGATCTGACTCCGGCCGCGCTCGACACGCTTGCCGAACGCGCAGTGGCGATGGCGCGTGAGGCGCCCGAGGATGAATGGGCCGGCCTCGCCCCGGCCGAGCGGCTGCTCAAGGGCAATGTCCCGGATCTCGACCTCGACGACGGCCAGCTGGGCGAGCCTGCCGCACTCAAGGCACGCGCACTCGCCGCCGAGGATGCCGCACGCGCAATCCCCGGCGTCACCAACAGCGAAGGCGGTGGCGCATCGGCCAGCCGCAGCATCTGGGCGCTCGCCACCAGCCACGGTTTTGCCGGCGCCTATGCCGTGACCAGCCACAGCCTGTCCGCCAGCGTGCTTGCGGGCGAGACCGGCGCGATGGAGCGCGACTATGCCCATCACAGCGCACGCCACGCCAGGCATGTCGAATCGCCCGAAGAGATCGGCCGTCGCGCGGGCGAACGTGCGGTCGCCCGCCTGAACCCCGGACGGATGAAGAGCGGCGCGATGCCCGTGGTTCTCGATCCGCGCGTCGGCACCAGCCTGCTCGG
This genomic interval carries:
- the ubiA gene encoding 4-hydroxybenzoate octaprenyltransferase produces the protein MTDPAQIVPDTEHRGLVRLLPAAARPYALLARFDRPIGWWLLFWPGAWAIALAGGAVQRWDLILWFLLGSIAMRGAGCVYNDIVDRDLDRQVARTRSRPLASGAVSLKAAWIWLVSLCLIGLVVLLQLNPFAAAIALASLALVAAYPFMKRITWWPQAWLGLVFSWAALVGWAAIARELPPPALMLYVGCIFWVIGYDTIYALQDVEDDALVGVRSSARRLGENVQLGVAAFYAIAITLWGAALWQVRPDKLALAALAPAAVHLLWQVGTLVPADGANALHRFRSNRFTGLLVFAACFVVGTTAV
- a CDS encoding TldD/PmbA family protein, whose product is MLTPEQARDRVQDAIARARKAGADAADAMLSGGESLSVSVRLGALEDVGRAEHEELGLRVFVGTRSASISSTDLTPAALDTLAERAVAMAREAPEDEWAGLAPAERLLKGNVPDLDLDDGQLGEPAALKARALAAEDAARAIPGVTNSEGGGASASRSIWALATSHGFAGAYAVTSHSLSASVLAGETGAMERDYAHHSARHARHVESPEEIGRRAGERAVARLNPGRMKSGAMPVVLDPRVGTSLLGHLSGAISGSAITRQTSFLLDAMGTQVFAPGIRIQDDPHRPRGLRSRPFDGEGLPVSPVALIEDGKLETWLLDSAAARQLGLEPTGHASRGIGGAPGVGPSNLFMEAGKLPVETLIADISYGVYVTELIGQGVNLITGDYSRGAAGFLIENGEITRPVSEFTVAGTLQAMFAALVPANDLEFRYGINVPTLRIDGMTVASG